The DNA region AAGATATCATTGATCCCTTACCAACAACAAATTTTGAGCTTATCGGTCTATTATAAGTTTTTCCTATGCTTGCATCCTCTCCTATAATAGATTCTATTAATTTTGCCTCCTTTATAACGGAGTTATCGAATATAATGCTGTTGGATAATTCAGAATTTTCTATGATACAGTTATCGCCTATGGATGTGTATGGCCCTATATATGAATTTTTTATTGTAACATTGTTTCCTATATAGCTTGGACCATATATTTTTGAATTAACAATATTTGATGTTTTAGGCATATTAATCCTGCCATACATATCATTTGAATTATCCGATTCCGGAGTAAACTTATCAAGAAGCTTTATATTTGCCTCAAGCAAATCTCTAGGAGTTCCGCTGTCCTTCCACCAGTCGTTTATAATTGAAAAATTTACGGTTTTATTATCATCTATTAAGGCCTGAATTGCCTCTGTAATTTCCAGTTCTCCTCTCTGGGATGGTTTTAATTCCTCTATATATTTAAATATTTCAGGTGTAAATGCATAAACACCAACTAATGCAAGATCAGAAAC from Picrophilus oshimae DSM 9789 includes:
- a CDS encoding glucose-1-phosphate thymidylyltransferase, whose product is MKAVILHGGSGTRLRPLTYTGSKQLIKIAGKPISQYGIEDLRDNGIKDMAIILGDNSPRDVINYYGDGSDLGIKITYIYQGNPRGIADAVLKARDFIGNDDFIVYLGDNIVLNGIKGMINFNGDASILLAKVDNPNRFGVALIEDDNIVKLIEKPKEFVSDLALVGVYAFTPEIFKYIEELKPSQRGELEITEAIQALIDDNKTVNFSIINDWWKDSGTPRDLLEANIKLLDKFTPESDNSNDMYGRINMPKTSNIVNSKIYGPSYIGNNVTIKNSYIGPYTSIGDNCIIENSELSNSIIFDNSVIKEAKLIESIIGEDASIGKTYNRPISSKFVVGKGSMISLE